AGGTGATTTGACCTAGTCATGATTAATAAATAGAATCGACATTTCTGTCTGGTGACTGTGGAAATTGTTCCCTTGTATATATTACAATGCTGCTGAGATACTTATGGAACAAAACCAGTTTACACTGCCTATTTAGTCCCAATTTACTTTCTTATAactcattttaatttaattattgtGCAATATCCATAGCTCTAAAATCACCACAGTTCTAGAGTGGCGGAACTGTTATAACTTCACATCTATGAGGCAGAACTTCCAGCTGGCAGTAGGAACTGGCAATGAttatgtatatatgtgtgtatattttCTATTTTGGCTGCAATTTATAATGAATTTTCATTAAGCTAGAGTTGCATTACATAAGTTTTCTACTCAACAAAAGTAAACTCTTTACATCACTAAGGTGCTTTTAGGCACACAAGTGCTGCTGACTTCCAATGAGGCTTAGAATCTTTTAAGATTTTATTCCAACTTACCCCTGATTGCTGAGGTTTATTTTAACATCCATTTTGCTtggatgttttgtttttaattgctgCCTAGATGTGCTCAGAAAATCGTTATAATCTCAAGTCCTCAATATCTTTCTCCCTCACTCCACATTTATGCTTCATGTATAACCATATTATCATAAATTAATTATTGGTATTGAAGGTGTAGTAACAGTATAATGTTATGGTCTGGAAGTAGCTCCATTAAGTGAAATAGACATCAGAAGGCAAGAAGCAGTTGCGATAGAGTTCTTTGAAAGATGGCAGGTATATACTGTGGAATAATTTTCAGACAAATTAAGTAGCTAGAAGGAGAGTACAATGTGAAATCAGGACATGGGATTggctacagtaaaaaaaaataatggtaGTGGGGACTGTGCAGAAGacaaaatggatgacaggatgaCAAAGCAAATATTATTACCATAACGAAGGTCAGTGTAACTTGTCAATCAACCACTAACTATGGAGCAGGGCATTATACACAGGGGCACGGTTGTACTGCGCTTACTGGAGAACAAGCCATGGACAAGAATGAATGGCAGTGCTGCACTGATCCTCATGTCTTCAAAGATGGTCTGGGAAGGAAAGAAGAATTTAAGGCCCCTCATATACCAAACAGTTAATATTGTTATGTATATGGCATGCTaacattaaaaattatttctgtataggtcaggggtgggcaaaagggcctccgtgggcggGATCCATCCTGCCAAGTggatggatccagcccacggaggccctgctgctcccctgccccaggccaattgggggtgggggagcattcGAAGCCTCCTCCTGTGCTACCAGGGGCATTCAGTGCTTTGAAGCGCCatgtgctgctcgcagggcggggacAGAGTGGAGAAGTCTTCACTTGCTTCaccacccccagaccctaattagCTTTGGGGTAGGGGAGCAAAGGAAGTTTCCTcccatgccaggggcatgggcaccttgggggaatgtgggatgggggcaaaggcactcctttgcccccagaccaatcattgtctgggggtgaGGAACCCGGAAATATCTTGGTCATGCCCTTTCCACTCAATGTcccgcccctcctcttcctgtgtggcctggggctacttcaaaaatggcccctggcaaaaaattattgcccagtccTGGTATAGGTCCTACTTGCACTGTGTTATATTATAACATAACCCAGGTTTCATTACGGCTAGATTTGAAAGtacattattttttttttccagatgcaAACAGTTTTATTATATCTGTATGGAAAATGAAAACATTATGATAATTggtcaaataaaaacacaataTTATAACAGTGAACAGCAGTGGCATTTTACTGTGTCACATAACTATTTACTCTATATTAGTCATATAGCAATGAGGATTATAGTTTCCACAATTGCACTTTTGCCAAATAAGTTTACAACCCTTTGCCCCAACTAGTTATTCATGTCCTATCATACATGATTCATGCATAATTGCAATTCAAAAATAACTGAAGCAGCATAATGTCAGACAATTAGCAGCTGAGACTAGAAATGTCTCAGCTACACAATATTACATGTTTCCAGGAGTGTTAAAATAATGCTCTCTGTGGCTGAATTATGTAAGTTATTTTTACCTCAGACATCTAAGGGATATTGCAAATTTAGAACTAGTTACAAGTTTGGTGTCCCCTCTCTTTTATTACTGAAAATTATATAcaccaaaataaaattaatgaacCTAAATTGCTATACATACTGGTGATTAAAACACCACACGTTAGTGGAAGGGGATCTATATGTAGTATAGTTACATAAAAAACGATGTTTTGATTACTCCCTTttctttgagtatgtctacactgcattcctcttttgagagaggaatgcaaatgcagccgagcaaaattgcaagggaaacgcggatttgaatttgaatttcccgtgcttcatttgcataattgcatccagccgctattttgaaataccctatttcgagataaaaaacgccatgtagacatggttattttgaaagaaacccttcttttgaaataacccttactccttataaaatgaggtttaatggttattttgaaagatgggttttttctcaaaataaccatgtctacgcagcgttttttatctcaaaatagggtatttcgaaaaagaggctggatgtgattatgcaaatgaagcacgggaaattcagatctacacttcatttgcaattttgctagGCTGCATCtgtattcctctctcaaaagaggatgcagtgtagacataccctttgtgtccaCAACTCTTTGCTTCTTGTTCCACTACCCACTTCAAACATCTATGTAAGATATTTCCTTTCCCTATTTTGTCTCCTGAAATATATACGAGAGGCAGCAAAGTTTATACTACATAACTGGGACATCTAATGCCACAATTTGGTAATTGGGCCTGCAATTGATTTTCACTGGAGTGGGCATTTTTTGCTCCTGCCACTGATGACACTGTATTAGAGACAGGATCAGAACCACTTTATGCCTTTATCACCCATGGTCTTCCTAAAAAGTTCTTCCAGGCTGAGCAATGTTCCCATTCCTTTTGCATAGGTTGGGATATCAGCAATTCTCTCTTGCCTCAATATGCCCATTCTCTTGCTTCTCTGATATGGTGATGATGGATCCTAGCAGCAACCCAGAAGACACTGGCAAGGAGGTAGAAAGCATTATGCTTTGCCACACATGGAAACTCAGTctaaactctaaggctatgtctagactgcacccgttttgtgaaaaaaatatgcaaatgaggtgaagtgtggaatatcaccttgcttcatttgcataattaatgaggcttcgtttttgtgcaagaggcttttgccaaAAACAAGCcaactacatggctcctttttgcacaaaagcctgttgcgcaaaaacggagcctcattaagtatgcaaatgaggcaccgcgatatccatgctttgcctcatttgcatatgtttttgcacaagaggcaattgtgtagacatagcctaactgttttGGACCCCCACCAGTTTTGCCGTGTCTCTGTTATCTTTTCTGGCATGGACATTTGATTATTAACTAATATTCAAATTAGATTTTATAGCCTGTACTTGCTTTGAGGCATATAGGATGGGATTCACAAATGGACTTTGATGTCAGTGCTGTCACAGCCCTTAGCTCTTTGATGCATAGGAAGATTATAGGAACAACAATGTTGCCCACAGAGCCTAACTAGCAGCCTGTTCTCGCTACACAATGAATGATGAGACAAAGGAATTCATTGCCACAAtatgttgtgaaggctaaaagTATAATTGGGTTAaacaaagaattaggtaagttcatgaAAGGATAGGTCCATTAGTTCCATAATAATTAAGAACATTTATGTAAGGATAGGTCCACTAGTGTacattagccaagatggtcagtgGTGGAACCCACTGGGCTAGAGGGATCTAGCTTggatctgacccagcatggctacCCAGCGCAATGCACTAGGCATGCTTTGAGCCTTCCTAATTCCAGACAAAACAGCTGAGGAAGAGGCCTTCCCttataacttttagcccagtggttaaaCGACATAGCGTGTGCCTGTTCCTGCTAAGAAGAAAGGATTTGAACCAGAATCTACCACATCTTAGTTGAGTGCTTGAGCCTCTGGACTATGGGCGATGTGTTGCTCCCTAAACTTGTTATTTTCTTCCACTTTAATTATATAATTGaattattaaatattaattgtgCCAGAAAAAGAAGAGAATCACTTTCTGTCCAGTGGTCAGGGCAGTTGCCTGATCCACAGTGAAATCTAATCAAATCCCTTTCCCCTCATCAGGCAGAATGGGGATTTGGATAGGCagtctcccacctcccagagAAGCACCCTATTCACTGGGTTTTTATAAGGGAGCTCCTCTTTCCTTCACCCTTTGCTATTTTGTGTGGAGTTAGGTAGTCCTGGAGCGTGCCTACTGGATTAGGCTCCATAGAAAAGATAGGTGGGGAAATGTTTATCCTCCCCTGGGCATGGATCACAAGCAGAGGTAAGTGCAGCCTACATATAAATGCTAAAGTCCATGAGAGGGATAGGGCTTAGGCTGCCACCTTCCTGTCAGCATCTCCATAGGCTAGTTTAGATGGCGCCCTGCCTAGCGTGCTGGCTTTTATGGATTCCATTCTAAGTGGCCTACCTCTCCCAATTCACTGTCTAGGGAAACTAGATTCCTAACGCAGGCTTTGTGGATCACTGCATCTTTCCTGTGATATTCTTGGTGCCTAGAATGTAGGTGGTGCAAAGCTGAGTGTTGCATGTCCAGAGTTCAAAGTAAGCTGATGCACCCTGCTGTGCTGTTCCAGCAAGAAAGAGCTAACTGGGGTGCCATTTAGAGAGGGCGAAGGGACTGGAGCTCCTCCTTGCCCCCTCCAGCACCAAGATTGACATGACGATGCTGCTTACTGTTCGCCTTCCTCTCAGGGAGCAGCAACAAAGCACACAGTGTGTatgcattcctctctctcctcactgggaaagagaggggagagggcagaggagtaACTGCCCCATGTTGTGagtttccctttctctctctggaaatatctacacttgcagcctaatttgaaattgggctgcaaatgtaggcattcgaaattgcaaatccagcccaggatctaaatatcccgcgcttgatttgcatgttcccagctgggtgccatttttgaaattgacaagcccggaataactgccagtgtctacacgcggcagtgaaacgggtgttcgaaataaagctctagttcgaaatacctgttattcttcctgcaatgaggtttaactggtattttgaactaggactttatttcgaacgcccgtttcactgccacgtgtagacacgggcagttattcctgGCTtatcaatttcaaaaaatggcgcccggccgggaacatgcaaataaagtgcgggatatttaggtcctgggcttgatttgcaattttgaatgcctacatttgcagccctatttcaaattaggctgcaagtatagacatacccttcgagagTAAGGAAAGGGAACAGCAAGCAGACTCCTGATATAAATCTTGACCCCTCACTATCCTCTCTAAATAGCACCCtacaccccttgccctgagcccctcctcacacaccccaaTCCTGACTCCCTCACCACTCCACTTACCCTGCTTTGAACCCCCACACCTTCAGagttcctgccctgactcctgcaccctcccacatcgctaccccctgccctgagcccctcccacacccacaaCAACCTCCTTCCCTGCACTCCATTCcccacttacatttcttacatgtACTGTTGTATCACAACCCCACAAACCTCCTGCCATGCTGCCCTCATTGGGAGGATGTGACAcagcagtacctgtaagaaaattATGTTACTTTTGCCTCTTCGGGCCTTAGTCTCTGTGGATCTGGGCCTTAGTGAGATTGCAATCAAGTGATATGACTAAACCCTAAGATTAAGGGTGATTCCTTTGTACTTCGCCCATATTCCCAGCCAGTCAAGAATTTGAACCACGGACCTGGAGCCTGCTTTTGGGAGCTTTGGATGTTTCTGAATAAGTGAGCCAAAGACGAAGTTTGAGTTTGTGTCGGTTGACATGCAACAGTTTGAACATTTATGTCAGGCTTAACTGAAATATCTTGAAAGAGAAAATACAGATTCAAAGAAGTGAATTCCTGGGCCACGGAAAAGATAGACTCTGAATGATTGAATCCTAGAGGAGATCCGGTAATAGATGGGAAAATATATCAGCTTATCTTcagctctatggctatgtctagactgcaggcttctttcgaaagagcctctttcgaaagatcgcgtctagactgcaggtggatctttcgaaagagaaatccgctttttcgaaagagagcacccagcgagtctggatgctctctttcgaagacggcctctttacattgaagaacgccttctttcgaaagaggaactttcgaaagaaggcgttcttcctcgtaaattgaggtttaccgccatcgaaagaaaagccgcgttctttcgaaataatttcgaaagaacgcggcttgagtctggacacaggggaagttttttcgggaaaaggctacttttcccgaaaaaacccctgagtctggacacggcctatgagACTGGTAGGTAAAAGTGTGTGTGATGCATGGTGGCAGGGTTTGTATCTTCATCTCACTAACTATATTGAGAATCATCAGATAAACATACCCAAACTTTAGATATGATTTTATTTTGGTTTGATTTCATGTGTATACAAAGAATTGCCCCATATTTACTCTAAAAATGGGGATTTATCAATCTGTCTGTCTATTTAGGTTATTAGAAGATCACATATCACCACAGCATCTGGGTGCCCGATAAGAACATTTTTCAGGCAGAACGTTACTGACACCCTCTGAAATAAATATGTTTTTGAGAAGGAGACAGGGAAAGCTTTGGTAATCTTCAACAAAATTTGAAAATTTACCCCCAACAtgttttttgtttacatttctttGGGTGTTTGTATTGTAGAGTGACTTCCAGGTGAATCAAGGAGGCAATGCaatgagaaaaaatatttcaccagTGCTCTTGCTACCACAAATTTCAAACATAAAATAACCACTTGGAAGAATATTCCATCTTTTAGCCTATAGACGATCTCTATAAAAATGACACTGAAATAGTTACCCATCAGGCTTGCAGTGCAATATCTATCCATTCACATTTCAGTAATGCAAAAAGCTATTGAAAGTGATAACACTGAATGCTAGTATTCTTGATTAGGAAATGAATTATAATATTACAGAAAGCAGTGCTGCAGCTTATTTAGAGTAGTAACTATGATCATAATGCTGAGCATAAACTTTCAGGAGGCTTTTCTCCCCCACAgcttgggtaaaaaaaaaaaattaacggACTTTTATTTGATTTGATGAATGCAATTTCAACCGCaagtaaacaaaatgaaaaagttGCAAGATAACAGAATATATTTTACCAAGCTGATTAAACTCTCCCGTGAGACTGGACTCCATCAAATATTAGCAATAAAACTTAACGGAAGAGAACTTGTCAGTATCGATGGCAGCAGCTGGGTCCATGATTTCAAATGTTAATGGGAAAACGTACAAGTGTTCTCCTGCTCAGAATGTTTTCCTAATGTTAACAGAAGATGACATTTTTGCACAATCTGCATAGACATTATAAAACTAACAAATATTCTGAGATGTGTCTGCTTTGGCTTTAAAAGACCTAGATTTTAAGTGTATTTAGGTATTTCTTTCTCAGCATTGAAACATCCAACTAATTTAAGAACCTATGCCTCATTTCTACATTGAAGGACTCAGGCTCCAAAGAGTAGGATTCACAAAAGAAGTTAGTCATcttatttccattgatttcaaggcAGTTAGACAACTAAGTAGATTTGTGAATCACAATCTTGTTTATTTTATATCCCGACTGCCTAAATCTAATGTGAAAATGTGGCTTAGCAAAATGAGAAGAGCAACATCTAAGTATCCTTAAAACCCTTGGCCAATTGGACCTATGTTCTAATTCCTACCCTCCCATTGGTCATAAAATGTCAAAAGTAGCTTGCACAATGTCTtcttcagaggttaagaagaGCCACCATTGCCCCCAGAGTGAATGCTAATTATGACCCAtggtgagatttttaaaattgcttaGGTGAGTCAGGAACACAAATCTTGACTTTCTGTGTGGTTGGGTGTCTGGCTCCTTAGtcatgcaagattttttttttaaattccaaccTTAACCCACCTGTGTGGCATTGAAATTTGGCAACCTGCCAAGTTTGCTTAAAAGGTGTTCCAAGGTCCAAAACAAGGTCTTGTGCCTGCTCTTTATGTCTAGTTGCTATAGTTCAGATCTCAGGGCTACAAGGTAATTGCCCTGAAGGAATAGGCACATCTCTTAACCAAAAACGCAAGTAGTTGTACATTCTGCACTGTGAGCTAGGTCTTATTCCCATTAACATCAAGAAGATTTTACCACAGACTTCAGTAGGCTTTGTATGAGACCCTCTTTGTAGTGCACTGGGAAGGTTTCATTTGCTGTGGACTTTGGTCTCCATAACTAAACCACTACATGTCTGGTGCAATTGTTTTTATGATTTTCTGTGgttcttttctatttttctgtgtctgttatttatttattatctATTAAGTAGCACCTCGtgacactgcccccctcccattctTACACTGGGCATATCCCTAATTGTAGCTAAAGGAATATGAAAGTAATTTCTTCCTGCAGAACATCTTCAGTAATGGAGCTTCACTTCTTGTCAAGAGATTCCGGAGAAATTTCCCATCCTAAATCAACACTATTCTCTTTCTACTCCTTTAATAATTATGGAGCCATTGCAGAAAAAATAGATCCAACGTGAAATTCAAAGACAGAACATGGGATAATAACAGATATTGAGAAGAAAATATTTCATATGGATaaaaatgttaacaaatcacaaaataatgtATGACAAAAATAGTACCAGTACATTGTGAGAAGAATCTTATCATCTTGTGGAACCTGAAGGTCTAGGATGGATTCTGACCTGAATGTCTGAAAGTCTATAGCCCTATGTTTTACATGAGAAAAGCCCATTTTAGCTAGTAATAGTttccaaaaataaatgtttttagaGGAGGAAGATGaatactggagaaaggaaagaggcTGCATCTCATCTGAGAATATCTGCTATCTTTCTGGCAGCAATAAGACCTCTCATCCTTGCATAACAAAACCATGCCTTATGAATTCCATTTGTGTTCTGAAACTGATTAAAGCCCTAatagaagggaaagagaagaattTTAGCTTGAGATCCAGTTCTAGTGACATACATAACAGCAAATATCTGGAAGTGTCCAGATTTCCTATCTAGACACATATTCATATTATTAACAAATGAGCTACATAGGCAGAAGTTAGTGTTTTCTGATAAATAGAGGTGAATAAGGGGATAGTACACCTAAATAAAGGGAATTTCAGGGAGGCTCACTGAAAGTTTTAGTCTCAGATATAACTGGGAGCTAAACCTCAATATTTCACTTCTATCACTTTTCTGAATTAAACATTTATGTTTTAAAACAGACATGTAAATTAAGATGTTTTGAAAGCCAGACGTTTAAAGAAATACATTATTTCTCCACCAAATTCAGCTTATTTAAATTGCTTTTACAACTTCTATAGTTTTTTTTTCTGGTCAAATTTTCCTCAAACATCTTTAAAAACTAAGTTCTGCCACTATGCTGATACAAGGTCTTTTTCTCTACTGTTTTTCCCACCACTAATTTTCATTCTATAAGCCTCAAGTGATCAATCTTTTCTGAAATACATTACCTCACTTCCCCCAACCTGCCTCAAGCAATGGTTCTAAAGACAAATGAATGAGTAGGCAGTGCCCTCAAAGGAAGCTTTATCACTGGGCCCTATTTTGTGTGGACTCGCTGATGTGATACTAGTTGGGATTTTGTCCTGAAGCTTTTGCCACAGTCACTGCATCCATAAGGCTTCTCGCCTGTGTGGATCCTCTGATGGATTGTAAGTCCTGATTTACAAAGGAAACCTTTACCACAGTCAGGACACTGATAAGGTTTCTCTCCTCTGTGCATTCGCTGGTGCTGAATGAGTGTTGAGCTCTGACAGAAGCTTTTTGCACAATCCAGACACTTATAGGGTTTTTcgcctgtgtggattctctgatgctgGAAGAGCGTAgagctccgactgaagcttttgcCACATTCAGCACATATGTTTGGTTTTCCACCTGTATTGATTTTGTGGTGAATGATAACATTTTGGAGTTTGCTGAAATCTCTTTCAGGTTGAGTTGATTTATACCATTTCTTTGCTAGAAAACCTTCCTGCTTGCTCTCTGGTCTATGCTGACTCTCGCAGGTGTTCCCTTGAGAAGAATGATGGAAAATATTGGCTTTGGCAATCCCTGGTAATTTCCCATGCAGTTCCAGTTCCTCAGGATACTCCCGATAAGgatctttctcttttctttcccttgGAATACTCTCATCAGCTGGAACAGAAAGAGAATCCAGCCATGAttaacacttttgaaaaaatagAGTTGTGAATAGTGTGTCATAAATCAGTCACTGTCTGTAACATTGAAACCACAAATTGGTTAGAAGAGAAAAATTAAACACGGTGCATCACTGACAAGAAGATGGGTATTTAAGGATATTGGTATGAACATTTCACTAT
The DNA window shown above is from Pelodiscus sinensis isolate JC-2024 chromosome 2, ASM4963464v1, whole genome shotgun sequence and carries:
- the LOC112546435 gene encoding uncharacterized protein LOC112546435, producing the protein MTARVCEVFNCSAFSLSHQTKSLVQLRKSCLILHTEEISSMEEGKELSVLYVQDTVERELLKGAHTADESIPRERKEKDPYREYPEELELHGKLPGIAKANIFHHSSQGNTCESQHRPESKQEGFLAKKWYKSTQPERDFSKLQNVIIHHKINTGGKPNICAECGKSFSRSSTLFQHQRIHTGEKPYKCLDCAKSFCQSSTLIQHQRMHRGEKPYQCPDCGKGFLCKSGLTIHQRIHTGEKPYGCSDCGKSFRTKSQLVSHQRVHTK